The DNA window TAGCTTCGTCAATTGCCCTTCGCTCATATGCGGAAACTTTTGAAACAAATATTGGGAAACGGTCAGCTCCAGCACGGCATCGCCTAAAAACTCGAGCCGCTCGTTGTCCTCATGGAGCCGCCGCCGATGCTCATTCACATACGATGAATGGGTGAACGCCTGCATCAACAGCCTTTCATTTTGGAAGGTGATGCCGATCTTCTTCTGCAGTTCTTGAAACTTCACCCGCCTTTTTTCATAAATGCGCTCTTTATCTTTTTGTTTTGACATAAAAATGCCCTCCGACTTCGTTCCAGACAAACTGGCCGTATGCTATCTTTATTATATCCGTTCGCCGCCCCGCTACGCCAACGGGGACGGTTTGCTTTCCCCCAGGAACTGCCGAGCATTCTTAAAAAAGCAGAGAAAGCCCCGTTCGGAGCAACGGGACTTTGCAAAAAAGCGGCATTACAGATGGCTTTTTATGTAGTTCACAGCATCTCCGACTGTGACGATTTTTTCCGCTTCTTCATCGGAAATTTCCATGTTGAATTCATCTTCGAGCTCCATGACCAGTTCGACGATGTCGAGCGAGTCGGCGCCCAAATCATCTTTGAACGACGCCTCAAGCGTCACTTGTGATTCGTCAACCCCTAAGCGGTCGACAATAATTTTCGTTACACGCTCCAATACGTCTGCCATTGCGTTCACCTCCCTTCATGATTATAGTCCATTCGCCAAAAAAATACTAGAGGCGTTTGACTATGGCATAACCATGCCGCCATCGACATGAAGCGTCTGGCCGGTCATATAGCCGGCCGCGTCCGAAGCGAGAAACGCGGCGACGCGGGCGACGTCACCCGGCTCGCCGAAGCGGGCGAGCGGAATTTGCTTTAACATTTCTTCTTTCAGCTCCGCGCTGAGCGCCTCCGTCATGTCGGTCGTAATAAATCCCGGCGCGATGGCGTTGACCGTAATGTTGCGGCTGGCGAGTTCACGCGCCGCCGTCTTCGTCAGCCCGATGACGCCGGCTTTGGCGGCAACGTAATTCGCCTGCCCGGGGTTGCCGATCACGCCGACGACCGAAGCGACGTTGATGATCCGCCCATAGCGCTGTTTCATCATCGGTCGTGTGACGGCCTTCGTACAAAGAAATACCCCTTTTAAGTTCGTGTTAATCACGGCATCCCATTCTTCTTCTTTCATCCGCATCAATAAATTGTCGCGCGTAATGCCGGCGTTGTTCACCAAAATGTCGAGGCGGCCAAATTGGTCGAGCACCGTTTTTACCATGCGCTCCACATCCTCGGCGCGGGCGACATCCGCCTGCACGGCGAACGCCTCGCGGCCAAGCGAACGGATCGTTTCGACAACTTCGTTCGCCTTTGCTTCGCTGCCGGCATAGTTGACGGCAACGTTCGCCCCTTGGCGGGCGAGCTCAAGAGCGACTGCCCGGCCGATGCCGCGCGACGCTCCGGTGACGAGGGCGATTTTTCCTTCGAGCATCGTTATTCTCCTTTCAGCGCCGCAACGGCCGCTTCCAGGGAAGCAAGATCGTTTACCGCATAAACGCGGGCGTTGCGGTCGATTTTTTTCACGAGGCCGGACAACACTTTCCCCGGCCCAATTTCCACAAACGTGTCGACACCAAGCGCCAAAAGCGT is part of the Geobacillus sp. 46C-IIa genome and encodes:
- a CDS encoding acyl carrier protein, whose protein sequence is MADVLERVTKIIVDRLGVDESQVTLEASFKDDLGADSLDIVELVMELEDEFNMEISDEEAEKIVTVGDAVNYIKSHL
- the fabG gene encoding 3-oxoacyl-[acyl-carrier-protein] reductase, with the translated sequence MLEGKIALVTGASRGIGRAVALELARQGANVAVNYAGSEAKANEVVETIRSLGREAFAVQADVARAEDVERMVKTVLDQFGRLDILVNNAGITRDNLLMRMKEEEWDAVINTNLKGVFLCTKAVTRPMMKQRYGRIINVASVVGVIGNPGQANYVAAKAGVIGLTKTAARELASRNITVNAIAPGFITTDMTEALSAELKEEMLKQIPLARFGEPGDVARVAAFLASDAAGYMTGQTLHVDGGMVMP